The following proteins are co-located in the Sporolactobacillus pectinivorans genome:
- a CDS encoding aminoglycoside N(3)-acetyltransferase → MTEWDAIRRTKTAVTRSTMVRDLRQLGLKEGMTVIVHTSMSRIGWICGGPVAVIEALQEVLTPAGTLIMPAHSADVSDPIDWENPPVPKKWMQAIYQEMPPFDPERTPTLGMGRVAETFRKFPGVRRSSHPIYSFAAWGAACDQIVDGHVLDDGLGQDSPLAKIYQLNGWVLLLGVSYGNNTSMHLGECCSKKLKMITRQSPILLNGQRRWVSYRDWDYHEERFSQIGHAFETDPRETKNLQIGKIGQADSLFMSQRAIVDFTANFLKQGPVHRSK, encoded by the coding sequence ATGACGGAATGGGACGCAATCAGACGGACGAAAACAGCGGTCACCCGATCCACGATGGTCCGGGATTTGAGACAGCTAGGGCTTAAAGAGGGTATGACTGTGATTGTTCATACGTCCATGAGCCGGATTGGATGGATATGCGGTGGGCCTGTTGCTGTTATTGAAGCGCTACAGGAGGTTCTGACCCCCGCTGGGACCCTGATTATGCCAGCCCACAGTGCAGATGTTTCAGATCCAATAGACTGGGAAAACCCACCGGTCCCCAAGAAATGGATGCAAGCGATTTATCAAGAAATGCCTCCTTTTGATCCGGAGCGAACGCCGACATTGGGAATGGGCAGAGTTGCCGAAACTTTTCGCAAATTTCCGGGAGTGAGGAGAAGCAGCCACCCGATTTATTCTTTTGCTGCATGGGGCGCAGCCTGTGACCAGATTGTAGACGGGCACGTCCTTGACGATGGACTGGGGCAGGATTCTCCGCTGGCAAAAATTTATCAGCTGAATGGCTGGGTGCTTCTTCTCGGTGTGAGTTATGGAAATAATACGTCCATGCACCTGGGTGAATGCTGTTCGAAAAAATTGAAAATGATCACTCGGCAAAGTCCGATTCTCCTTAATGGGCAACGCCGCTGGGTGAGCTACCGCGACTGGGATTACCATGAAGAGCGATTTTCACAGATCGGACATGCCTTTGAAACAGATCCAAGAGAAACAAAAAATCTGCAGATCGGGAAAATTGGTCAGGCCGATTCCCTGTTCATGTCTCAGCGTGCCATTGTTGACTTTACTGCGAATTTTTTGAAACAGGGTCCGGTACATCGATCCAAATAA
- a CDS encoding universal stress protein, whose product MLFSKILVSYDDSELSKKALKKGIEIARLDEKTVLDVFNVVTVPTNQFIVGDVYREVRESTFKYGNEVVARTSEWLDQIPNSTHTFVQEGQPVRTILEFAESNGYDLIIIGSRGLSGVKEFLGSVSHGVVQRAKVPVLIIK is encoded by the coding sequence ATGCTATTTTCTAAAATTCTGGTTTCATATGACGATTCGGAGCTTTCAAAGAAGGCGTTGAAAAAAGGGATTGAAATTGCCCGGCTGGATGAAAAAACGGTTCTGGATGTCTTTAATGTGGTTACGGTTCCGACGAATCAATTCATTGTCGGCGATGTCTATAGAGAGGTACGCGAGTCGACTTTTAAATACGGAAATGAAGTGGTTGCCAGAACGAGTGAATGGCTGGATCAGATTCCAAACAGCACACATACATTTGTTCAGGAAGGACAGCCTGTCCGCACGATTCTTGAATTTGCTGAGTCCAATGGTTATGATCTGATTATCATAGGCAGCAGGGGGCTGAGTGGTGTAAAGGAATTTCTCGGCAGTGTCAGCCACGGCGTCGTCCAACGTGCCAAAGTGCCTGTATTGATCATCAAGTAA
- a CDS encoding DMT family transporter has protein sequence MKKGYLFIAFSTLFFSTMEIAIKLVATEFNPMQLNFIRFLIGSIILAPLAIRHLKGSGFSLNRSSILYFLFSGFMCVVVSMTFFQLAIVYAQASTVAILFSCNAVFVIPFAHFFLKEKLTKLSLLSLVISVAGMLFIVNPENLTNVTGIILSLVAAVTFALYGIVGRKGSLKFGFDGIVQSSFSFLTGSIELLVLILITKIGAVAGWLNSVGLSDFSNIPVLKNVSWGTMPILIYLGVFVTGLGFSFYFLAMEETSASTASLVFFIKPALAPILALFILGEAITPNVLGGILLILGGSCVELLSDNREAKLAEHARRAAKQAAVHSGSVHAR, from the coding sequence ATGAAGAAAGGGTATCTTTTTATCGCCTTTTCTACGCTGTTCTTTAGCACGATGGAAATTGCCATTAAGCTGGTGGCAACAGAATTCAATCCGATGCAGCTGAACTTTATACGTTTTCTGATTGGATCAATTATTCTGGCGCCTTTGGCTATCCGTCATTTGAAGGGAAGCGGATTTTCGCTCAACAGAAGCAGTATTCTGTACTTTCTTTTCTCAGGTTTTATGTGCGTTGTTGTCAGTATGACCTTCTTCCAGCTGGCGATCGTGTACGCTCAAGCGTCAACTGTGGCCATTTTGTTCAGCTGCAATGCCGTCTTTGTCATTCCTTTCGCGCATTTCTTTCTGAAAGAAAAACTGACGAAGCTGTCATTGCTTTCGCTGGTAATCAGTGTGGCAGGCATGTTGTTTATCGTCAATCCGGAAAATCTGACTAACGTCACCGGCATTATATTGTCGCTTGTGGCGGCTGTAACCTTCGCCTTATACGGGATCGTCGGTCGTAAGGGCAGCCTGAAATTCGGTTTTGATGGAATTGTGCAAAGCAGTTTCAGCTTTCTGACCGGGAGTATCGAACTGCTTGTTCTGATACTGATCACGAAAATCGGAGCAGTAGCGGGTTGGCTTAACAGCGTCGGACTTAGCGATTTCAGCAATATTCCTGTCCTTAAAAATGTATCCTGGGGCACCATGCCCATATTGATTTACCTTGGCGTCTTTGTTACCGGTCTTGGCTTCAGCTTCTATTTTTTGGCTATGGAGGAAACTTCCGCATCAACTGCTTCATTGGTTTTTTTCATCAAGCCGGCTCTGGCGCCGATACTGGCTCTGTTCATTCTTGGTGAAGCAATCACCCCGAACGTTCTGGGCGGAATCCTGCTTATTCTCGGCGGTTCCTGTGTTGAATTGCTTTCCGATAATCGGGAAGCAAAGCTTGCGGAACACGCGCGAAGAGCAGCCAAACAGGCGGCTGTGCATTCGGGAAGTGTCCACGCAAGATAG
- a CDS encoding glycosyltransferase family 39 protein — protein MNVILRLRQGILPLFNIIFIVCFSIILIISLLYRLLIKSYQHIFSTSLSLLIFSAIVVLFFIAVYRVFSKLTRSELSVVTICLGALIGLTELAIIVFFHSILPPVIDGGHTFGEALYLLAHGHASGAGYFKIYPNNVPVTVLRYWLYRLLATIHVSDYTIIDQTACAIVLNISVYFSWKLVMRLFDAKMANIYLLLTLTCFPLFLYITYFYTDTVTLMFPAVLLYLWYLYHQSKKIRFLVLLGLLLGIGYEIRPNVILFLPALAIYMLFVLKLKKVLLNLIVIAVMMAGACFSIHAYDEHLGFTPDPSMAMPPTHWIMLGLSRYGEYTGADFALTFKQPTQQDKIRADLNQIKLRIVQKNVLGLLYLWVMKTGGTWGMGAREYDFYTRVSTSQTPAYEYLFNHQNQLTLYVIQIFHIVMISFLVLSAMNYFRTKRISLNLLIQICLFGNFIFYTFLWESEPRYSLLFTSFMLLGAIFGFDELMHMIHGMEQFQPRQKMKSRLPELAMSGILLVGVVACAWINLPSYTQNKIAQKQYIVDQEMVAGVQDAFIDIHHTVRQTFEATGPFTHLSVGTLNRRGSGIYNFSIMNLNTHKLIFSKTFSSAQVKPGQNLIFSMIKERSEQGTEDMITIRQIRGTHNARLGLALYGNGYDRGSIYSGGHFMENGTLIKNAVLKFQAYSIQEKPYISLETYFLLFSIPVLMLCFYVYVSLRRRNGEISI, from the coding sequence GTGAATGTGATTTTACGATTAAGACAAGGAATACTCCCGCTTTTCAATATTATTTTCATCGTTTGTTTTTCTATCATTCTGATCATCAGTCTTTTATATCGACTGTTAATCAAAAGTTATCAGCACATTTTCAGTACATCGCTTTCGCTTCTGATTTTTTCTGCTATCGTCGTTCTGTTTTTTATAGCAGTCTATCGTGTTTTTTCAAAATTAACCCGCTCGGAATTGAGCGTTGTGACCATCTGCCTCGGTGCATTGATCGGACTGACTGAACTGGCGATTATTGTCTTTTTTCATTCGATCCTGCCGCCGGTTATCGATGGCGGTCACACCTTTGGAGAAGCACTCTATCTGCTGGCACACGGCCATGCATCAGGCGCCGGTTATTTCAAAATCTATCCGAATAACGTACCGGTCACTGTGCTCAGGTACTGGCTTTATCGTCTCCTTGCGACCATCCACGTCTCTGACTATACGATTATCGATCAGACGGCCTGTGCCATCGTGTTGAATATTAGCGTTTATTTCTCCTGGAAGCTTGTCATGCGTCTGTTTGATGCGAAAATGGCTAATATTTACCTGCTGCTGACGCTGACTTGCTTCCCGCTATTTCTTTATATCACTTATTTTTATACGGATACAGTAACGCTGATGTTTCCTGCTGTGCTCCTGTACCTTTGGTATTTATATCACCAGTCCAAGAAGATCAGGTTTCTCGTCTTATTGGGACTGCTTCTCGGCATCGGTTATGAAATCCGGCCGAATGTGATTCTGTTTCTTCCGGCCCTCGCGATTTATATGCTGTTTGTTCTTAAACTGAAGAAAGTGCTGCTCAATCTGATCGTCATTGCTGTTATGATGGCTGGTGCATGCTTTTCCATTCATGCGTATGATGAGCATCTCGGCTTTACTCCGGACCCTTCTATGGCGATGCCGCCAACGCACTGGATCATGCTCGGGCTGTCCCGTTACGGCGAGTATACCGGTGCCGATTTTGCGTTGACTTTTAAACAGCCGACACAGCAGGATAAAATAAGGGCGGACCTGAATCAGATCAAATTGAGAATCGTTCAGAAAAATGTGTTGGGGCTTCTTTATCTCTGGGTGATGAAAACCGGGGGAACATGGGGCATGGGTGCCAGGGAATATGACTTCTATACACGGGTTTCCACGAGTCAGACACCCGCCTATGAGTACCTTTTCAATCACCAGAATCAGTTAACGCTGTATGTCATTCAGATTTTCCATATCGTCATGATTTCCTTTCTTGTTCTTTCAGCTATGAATTACTTTAGAACGAAACGGATCAGCCTAAATCTGCTGATTCAGATCTGCCTGTTCGGAAATTTTATCTTTTATACTTTTCTGTGGGAATCGGAGCCGCGATACAGCCTGCTCTTTACCTCGTTCATGCTTCTTGGCGCCATTTTTGGTTTTGACGAATTGATGCACATGATTCACGGTATGGAACAATTCCAACCCAGGCAAAAAATGAAGAGCAGGCTGCCTGAACTGGCGATGTCCGGTATTCTACTGGTAGGCGTCGTCGCGTGCGCCTGGATCAATCTCCCAAGTTATACGCAGAATAAAATAGCGCAAAAGCAATATATCGTCGATCAGGAAATGGTGGCCGGCGTGCAGGACGCTTTTATCGACATCCATCACACGGTTCGCCAGACTTTTGAGGCAACCGGTCCGTTTACACACTTGTCTGTAGGGACGCTCAATAGAAGAGGAAGCGGTATCTATAACTTCTCCATTATGAACTTAAACACACATAAGCTTATATTCTCTAAAACTTTTTCAAGCGCACAGGTAAAACCAGGGCAGAATTTGATTTTCTCGATGATAAAAGAAAGATCGGAACAAGGAACGGAGGATATGATCACAATCAGGCAAATCCGAGGTACACACAACGCCAGACTTGGTCTGGCCCTCTACGGGAATGGCTATGACCGGGGGAGCATCTACTCAGGCGGTCATTTCATGGAAAATGGGACGCTGATAAAAAATGCGGTGCTGAAATTTCAGGCGTACAGCATTCAGGAGAAACCCTACATCAGTTTAGAAACCTATTTTCTTTTATTTTCAATACCTGTCCTGATGCTTTGTTTTTACGTTTATGTTTCCCTCAGACGCAGGAATGGGGAAATCTCAATATAG
- the trpS gene encoding tryptophan--tRNA ligase codes for MSERVLTGDRVTGKLHLGHYVGSLKNRIELQNNYDTFVELADVQALTTHFEKPEMIKQNVRYITMDYLASGIDPEKSTIFVQSLIPEIAELTVYYSMFVTVSALRHNPTIKSEAEAHGYKDLYYGFLGYPVSQAADITFCKATLIPVGEDQLPHIEQTRKIVRKFNQLYRPVLVEPEALVGEVPRLVGLDGNNKMSKSLGNAIQLDSTEQEVNEKIKDAKTDPERIHKNDPGHPEICPIYAYHRVFRPSGADEICENCRKGTMGCVECKRKIAKSINLLLEPMRQRRADYQEHPETVDEILMAGTKRARIEAKETMREVREAMSLNYFTSK; via the coding sequence ATGAGCGAACGAGTATTAACAGGAGACCGAGTTACTGGAAAACTTCACCTGGGTCATTATGTTGGCAGTCTGAAGAATCGTATTGAATTACAGAACAATTACGATACATTTGTTGAACTTGCTGATGTGCAGGCTTTGACGACACATTTTGAAAAACCTGAAATGATTAAACAAAATGTGCGGTATATAACAATGGATTATTTAGCTTCAGGTATTGACCCTGAAAAGTCAACAATTTTTGTCCAGTCACTTATACCTGAAATTGCCGAACTAACCGTTTACTACTCGATGTTTGTCACCGTAAGCGCCTTGCGCCACAATCCGACAATTAAGTCCGAAGCCGAGGCACATGGATATAAGGATTTATATTATGGGTTCCTAGGTTATCCGGTTAGTCAGGCTGCGGACATCACTTTTTGCAAAGCGACGTTGATTCCAGTCGGTGAAGATCAATTGCCCCATATTGAACAAACTAGAAAAATTGTTCGGAAGTTTAATCAACTGTATCGTCCCGTCCTGGTTGAACCTGAGGCGCTTGTAGGCGAAGTTCCTCGTTTAGTTGGTCTAGATGGAAACAACAAAATGAGTAAAAGTCTGGGAAATGCTATCCAGTTAGACTCAACGGAACAAGAGGTTAACGAGAAAATCAAGGATGCGAAAACAGACCCTGAACGCATCCATAAGAACGATCCAGGTCATCCTGAAATTTGTCCGATTTACGCTTATCATCGTGTTTTTCGTCCGAGTGGTGCGGATGAAATCTGTGAGAATTGCAGAAAGGGGACAATGGGTTGCGTGGAGTGCAAGAGGAAAATTGCTAAGAGCATTAATCTTTTATTGGAACCAATGAGACAGCGAAGGGCGGATTATCAGGAGCATCCTGAAACAGTTGATGAGATTCTAATGGCAGGAACGAAAAGGGCCCGTATTGAGGCGAAAGAAACGATGAGGGAAGTTCGGGAAGCTATGAGTCTGAATTATTTTACTTCAAAGTAA